The segment GGCCCAATTAACTAGCCTTCCGCTCCTGAGTCTGAATCCAGCAGAGAGGTCACCTTAATCCatctcatcttcatcatcctcctTTTCAGATTGTTATCTCTGAGTCCCAACGGATGAAATGTGCCATGGAAATAACACTGTTGGGTGCAGCTAACACTTAACTGTCTCTTTACGAATTGTTTCCATAACAatcctatggcattttacattgtataaattctCTTAGTGGCTAGCGaacatttcctctcctcatatGAAGTcaaggacaacagcaacatttaacaaaggtaacgttacaaaatttggctccattacaactcacaaggttcactgacaaaacaactgcctTATACTAAagacgttttccaaacaaatacaacatgctaacgttattagcacaagcttatggcattttacattgtatgtaTTAGCCTAGTGAATAGCGGaggtttcctctgctcatattaagccaggataaatcacacacaggacttaaatgctattttgtggaggctttattgtcttcacaatttattgtttcttatctgtgaaataaaagtaaataaaagctttgtttccactgagggaaatggtttcagcttacataaacagacaggaggtctgtgtcaccacacaggtagttacatttctggggaggtgaaCGTTGAAGTACAGCCTACGTTGATtcgacacagaagtataaatcctgccaTACATGTGAAATTCCTACCAACTCTGCACGTGTCACCAAGTGTGCACACCCCTCATCTTTGTGTGAAGTGCTACTCGATCTGTCAGAGAGTATATTAGAAAAGTGTCAAACTGAATACTGAATATGATGTTAGCAACACCATGTGCACCCTCCCTGATGTTTTCTCATTATAGTGTTGTTTCCACACTAAATGTGCAACACCAAAACCAGCTGGGCTCAGACACTGATGCTGATCTTACAGGGTTTAATAAATATTCTGGAGACATAATGCTACAGCCAGGAGGATGGAGATAAATCTGACAAAATAAACTCCAATTACTGAAtgcaaaattatttaaagtaGTTCACTTGTTGCTTTGCCATTTGATTTTTGTGGGGGATTTCTGCCTCGTGCCTGAAATAATGATGGAAACTTGCTCATATGCCTCATTTCCATTGCATGGTTTGGCTTCACTCAACTCATTTTTGGTAGCAGGTGTTCCTCTCTTTTTCGTTTCCTACTTCTAAAAGTACGCCCTCAGTGTAGGCGGATTCTCAGCTGATCACCATGGTGACATCGCGTAAAACTTCTGCTCTTTGTCTGTGTTACAGAGTGTAAGGCGTAGTGTACAGCTCAGTTTTGCAGGCTGCCATTTTTCTCTGTCATTTCAAAATGATTTGTACAGGATGTTCAGTGTCGTGCTGGTGACGATTCTCTCCGACCAATCAGAGGTCTACAGTGTTTTAACTTCACCTTTTATTGTCAGCTCACCTCGCTCTGAACCTCATCCGAGATAGTACCAAAAAAAGTACCAGGTACTATTGACAACTTTTGCAAATGGAAAACTAAAGAAGGAGTTGAGCCGAGTAGAGCTGTGCTGTACTGTGCAATGGAAATAAGGCAAAAATGTGCTGAGAATCAATGTAAGAGAACAGGATGTGTTCAGGGTAATGGCGTCATCTGGGAATAGCCTCAATGGCATGTTGCATAACGTGCGAACATTGATTTTATTACTTAACAGAGCTCCAGCCACGTTACCTAACCATCCCTGTATGCCCCCATTAAATCCAGTAAAGCTACGGTATTGATTTAATTGGAGTCAAAGCTCGTTTGGtgggcactttttttttttttgctctttgaTGGATGCATAGATaaatagatagacagacagatacaaagATAGAAATCCACTTTTAACTACAGTTCATATGTTGAGATGTAAAGTTTTTTCTCTGTGCACTGCTGCATGCACAAGAACTACCTGGATggacaagaaagaaaaagcacATTTACCTCAAAACAGCAGATTAAATCATGTCAGCTGATATGTTTCTGTCTTCTGAATTCACTGAGGTTTGTATCACTGAATGTGAAATTCCCCTTTTATATTTTACCCTCACAGATTTTTGTCTCTTcctcttgtgtttttaattatgGAAATGCATCTGATTCATCTGCTTGTATCACTTTTGCTTCCAGGTTTTATAACTGTGCAAATACACTGAAAACTCTTTCTGACGACTACGTACCATTTCGTAGGTGGTGATGACTTTCTTGAGGACCTCTGGAAGCAGGCCTTGGGGCTCCAAGTTAGGGTACTGGTCACTGAGGTTGAACACCAGCAGGGGGTTGCTGTCGGGTCCGGTCAGTCGAGGGGAAAGGGCCAAGATGCACTGCTTCAGGTTAGCTACTGCTGAAAGGCCGCACAGCTCTTTAAAGGACACAATGGCATTCTgcaaagagagaggagacaaaTTAAAGCTGGACTGGCCTGCAGTTACACTGGTTTATACTGGCATGACACGCAAAATGATATAACCATCAATTAAGACTGAAAAGAAGGGAATTAATATTTTAAGTTGCTCGAATCTGCCATTGATCtgcattaaatatatttaaccaCCCCCCACAGAGGAAGTAACTGCTCATTCATTACCTGTGAGAACTTTCATTTTGGCACTTGTTAACCACTTATAAACACTCAATCCTTTTGGCTGACACCAGTGTCACACggaaatgaaacacacacacacacacacacacacacacacacacacacacacacacacacacacacacacacacaaatcctaACCTTCCTGTGCTAGCCCAAATTTAAACCCCTACATAAACAACCGGAGGGACAAACTGTGACAGGACAGCCAAGATGTGTTATAGTCTCAAGGCCAGTGGCTTGTTATCACACAATGACTGCAATATAAACAGGGCTACCAAAATAAATCCTAATACAATGCCTGAAGGAACACAACATGGGACCAACCACAGAGTGTTGTGACACTCCAGTACAGCATTTCTCATATAATTTCTTTACAGAGACTTCAAGTGACTGCTGAGGACCACAAATATGATATAAATGTGGACACGAGGGAGATAAAATTACACAGTTTTCATGATCTCTGTGGTGGCAAAGCTTACTAAATATCAGACCAGACAATAAGTTTGGAATGACAATGGATTTGGAGCCATTAAAAAAAGCTTTGGTTAAAACGTGTTCACAGCTTGCTGAAGGCCATGTTAATCATCTGTTAGAGCTGCAGTGAttttaacactaaaaaaaaacctattATTCAAACAGGAAGGGATCTCATCACAATGTTTTTCAACTCATCTTCCCACATTTGTTTTGACTGTTGCGCAACACATAAGGATTAGATCAAATCTAATTCAGTCAAGCCTGGTggttttttgtttctctttccaGAGCGGGAGCCTTTTTTAGATGCTCGAGATTCTTTGTAGTAAATCTGGTTATAATCTATACTTGACTTGGGGTTACATTTTCTTCAGTCAACCCTTCCACAGAAAAACATTCCATGCTggaaaatggaagaaaaagtCGTGATGAAATTGTTGGCTCAGTAGCGCACACAACAGAGGATACTGGTAACAGAATAATCTTTAAATGGAGTTTGATTTAAATATCTTACCTGCATGTTTTCTCTGAGGTCTGTTCCCTCCCTTAGTGGTAGTATGGCTGTTTTGAAGACATCATCCACAGCCTTGATCAATAGCACCCTCATGCTGGCATACTCTCTACTCTTCTTGCCCTTCCGTACAGACAGTCCCCTTTTGTGAGGTTTGCCACCTCCTCTTCGATTGGTTATGGCCACATGAACAAACAGCAAGGTATGTGGCAGAACCTCGCCTGTCAGAGACTGTAGCGGCACGTGGCGAAAACCTGGCTGGAGACACTCAAAGGGGATCGTATACTGGCCGATAAATTCATCACCAATATAGTCGTCGTCTAGCACCACAAAGCGCACCATTGCAAGCTCGGGGAGATTTATCTGAAACTCAAAGCTCTCGTCAAATAGAGGGTTGTCCCCGTTCTGGTTGACTGTTTTAGTCCTTTGCTCAGCGCAGTCAGCAGGAATGCCGTGTATTTCCACATACACATAGGGGTCTACCACGTCTCCTTTGGCACCTGAGCCTTTGGGTTTAGGGAAGTTTTGTCCGCTGATGATCTTGATGTGTAAGAGCTGCGGAGAAACACCAGGCACTGAATCTTTAGTGTTGGCACTAAAATATGAAACCTGCTCTCTCATGATCGCTGGACGCAGCACATAGCCGCAGTTCCCGTTCTGACGGAACCAGCCTATGTTTAGATCCATCATCAGACCAGGAGTCTGGTAGTTCATTGCTACAATCTGGCACCCACACTTCCAAAAATCTTGTGGATTCATGTTGCTGGAGTCGATCCGCATGGGGCTTGGGTAAACTCGTGCAAGGTACTTCTTGTTGTAGTTTACAAAGTCACCTGGGAAGTCACTGGCACAGCGACTGGCAAAGACCTCATTGAAAGAGCAAAGCTCCCATTGTTTCTGGGTCTGGAAAGATGTTGGGAAGTCTTTGAACTCCACAGACTTACACAAGGTCACCAGATCCGAGAGGTCCTTCGAGAGCTGGAATTTCTTGGGTGCGATAGTCTGTTGTTCAGCAGACTCTATGCTCATCCTCTGAGACATCTCTGCCCCCTCGTCCTCGTCTGTCACCTCACCTTCTGAAGCAGTGCAGTTTGTGCTCAGTTTCTTACCCTTCAGCAGGATCTTCCCCTTCAGTTCTAAGGGGGAGGGGAGGTAGCAGTCCTCAGGTTTTGGAGGATCAAGGTGGATCTTGTCTCCGAGGATCTTCTTTAGGTGCTGAAACATGACTCTCTGCTGCTTTAAGGAGCAATGGTTTTCTAAACACAGTAGCAGTGGAAATTCAGATGCAACAAATGCATACTTGTTGATGACGTCGATGACGCTGCGGAAAACtatctgtgatgtcatcgtgTGACCAGTGTAAATAACAGGTTCATTATCAGGCCCGTCCCATACATCTAGCTCTACACTGCGGCAGCCCATCTTGAGGGCACGGATATACCCTGTCACATCAGACGGACCTCTGAACTGATCTTCTATCAGATATGTGTTGTGGGATGAGTTGATGTAATAGTGGGACAAGGGCTGGCTCATATCCTGACATACTGTTTTTTGTTCAGGGTCAAATATATGGCACTCTGGAGACATAAGATAGTTAGTGAACCCGTCAAGGGAAAGCCAACCCTTGAGCCGGCCCTCTTTAGACGGTTCATATTTCTGGATGACTTCTAAGCTGGTGTCTTCACTGACTTGTGCCATGCCCTGCTCTGCCTCCAAAAATATCATTAAGTCCTTGGTATCCAGAAATTCTTTGTTGCTGGAGAACtgaacaaagagaaaataaatttCTGGTCTGGTGCAAAGATCATGAAAGACCTCAATGAACTCATCTCTCGTCACATCAGAACCTGCTTTGTCCTTCGCTTTGTGAAGCTCCTTGAACTTCAATtctattttcacatttttaagtcCAGGGTTCAACTTCTTGATTAGCTGCACAGCAGCACATATTGTTatttgtttgctgttgttaacaTCTGCCTCATCAAAAAGTTCGCCTAGCCAAGATGAGCGCATGTTGTTCTGACTGCTCTCTATCATATTCAAAGTATGTTTCCCATAGGAGATCAGGTA is part of the Epinephelus fuscoguttatus linkage group LG8, E.fuscoguttatus.final_Chr_v1 genome and harbors:
- the LOC125892544 gene encoding inactive phospholipase C-like protein 2 translates to MAEFGEDGSLPPLNLGDTAVPSDEAAGKTHCEVSVLNGDCGISENMVGSGSLVAPGSQAGVETANTSVGLDGKSEIPRRSSIIKDGSRQRKERKKTVSFSSMPTEKKISSASDCISAMVDGSELKKVRSNSRVYHRYFLLDADMQSLRWEPSKKESEKAKIDVKSIKEVRTGKNTDTFRTNGTYDQISEDCAFSIIFGENYESLDLVANTADVANIWITGLRYLISYGKHTLNMIESSQNNMRSSWLGELFDEADVNNSKQITICAAVQLIKKLNPGLKNVKIELKFKELHKAKDKAGSDVTRDEFIEVFHDLCTRPEIYFLFVQFSSNKEFLDTKDLMIFLEAEQGMAQVSEDTSLEVIQKYEPSKEGRLKGWLSLDGFTNYLMSPECHIFDPEQKTVCQDMSQPLSHYYINSSHNTYLIEDQFRGPSDVTGYIRALKMGCRSVELDVWDGPDNEPVIYTGHTMTSQIVFRSVIDVINKYAFVASEFPLLLCLENHCSLKQQRVMFQHLKKILGDKIHLDPPKPEDCYLPSPLELKGKILLKGKKLSTNCTASEGEVTDEDEGAEMSQRMSIESAEQQTIAPKKFQLSKDLSDLVTLCKSVEFKDFPTSFQTQKQWELCSFNEVFASRCASDFPGDFVNYNKKYLARVYPSPMRIDSSNMNPQDFWKCGCQIVAMNYQTPGLMMDLNIGWFRQNGNCGYVLRPAIMREQVSYFSANTKDSVPGVSPQLLHIKIISGQNFPKPKGSGAKGDVVDPYVYVEIHGIPADCAEQRTKTVNQNGDNPLFDESFEFQINLPELAMVRFVVLDDDYIGDEFIGQYTIPFECLQPGFRHVPLQSLTGEVLPHTLLFVHVAITNRRGGGKPHKRGLSVRKGKKSREYASMRVLLIKAVDDVFKTAILPLREGTDLRENMQNAIVSFKELCGLSAVANLKQCILALSPRLTGPDSNPLLVFNLSDQYPNLEPQGLLPEVLKKVITTYEMVIQTSKTLLETCDGVYERILQTQKAAMEFHENLHDLAVKEGLKGRKLHKAVESFTWNITILKGQADLLKHARNEVQENLKQIHYAALTCNLSKGGSAGSSTGSESKSRRSLEAIPEKAVAEEELTDEDN